The genomic DNA CATGGAATGCACGTGAATTAATTATAAGGTTTGATACATCAGCAATTAATAAATCTGCTATTGATAAAATTGGATTAGAATATGCCCCGCTATCAGAATTTGTAAAGCAATCTGTAATTTATGAAATGACACAAAAAACAGGTATAAGTTGGGGAAAGATAAATGCATATAAAATTTTTACAAAGTTAACTACAAAAGATACAATTTCCATTTCAAGACTTGGAGATACTATTCAAATGCCGTTTTTCTGGGCATCATTATCTGTTTTTATTCCAGAAAACATAAATGAACAAACGGTTGCTGATAGTTTAGAAACCATGTATCCAACAATTCAATTTGCTGAAAAGAATTATATCGGACATATTGACATTTTACCAAATGACCCATTGTTTCTTCAATATCAACAAATAGGTTTAACATCGCCTACATGTGGAATAGGTGTCGAACAATCATGGAATTATGAAGTTGGTCAAGAGAATATCTTGATTGGTGTATTTGATACAGGTATTAATTATAAACATGAGGATTTTGGCGATGGTACATATAACGGATCTAAAATTAAAGGTGGTTGGGATTGGATAAATAATTGTCATGTTTCTAGTGCAACTACTCCTGATGATAATGGGCATGGAACCGCATGTGCAGGAATTATTGGTGCCTTGAGAAACAATTCAAAGGGTATATCGGGTATTTCTGGCGGTGACAGCGAAAATAATAATACTGGTTGTGCACTTTTTTCATTTAAAATTGCTAATTCTGGGGGTTATATTCAAACAAATCATGCAGTTGCAGCATTGCAAGCAGGTGCAGCAAGCAATCAATATGGTCTACACATTTTAAGTAATAGTTGGGGACTTGAAAATTCTAAATCATTGCGCGAAGCAACCCAATTTGCTTTCAATAATAAAGTTGTAGTTGTTGCTGCTAGTGGAAATACATCTGATTCTCAATTAAAATATCCCGCCTCTTATCATGATGATTGGACAATGAAAGTCGGAGCAAATGACGCAACTGGGGATAGAGCAAATTTCTCTACATATGGAAACAGATTAGATTTTATTGCTCCTGGCACTAAAGATCTATATGCAGCACCAGATCACAATGCAAACAATACATATACATATAATCAAGATGGTACTTCATTTTCATGTCCACATGTATCTGGTGTTTCAGGACTGATGTTAAGTTATGTAAACAATGATCCAAATGCACCAAAT from Spirochaetota bacterium includes the following:
- a CDS encoding S8/S53 family peptidase; this translates as WNARELIIRFDTSAINKSAIDKIGLEYAPLSEFVKQSVIYEMTQKTGISWGKINAYKIFTKLTTKDTISISRLGDTIQMPFFWASLSVFIPENINEQTVADSLETMYPTIQFAEKNYIGHIDILPNDPLFLQYQQIGLTSPTCGIGVEQSWNYEVGQENILIGVFDTGINYKHEDFGDGTYNGSKIKGGWDWINNCHVSSATTPDDNGHGTACAGIIGALRNNSKGISGISGGDSENNNTGCALFSFKIANSGGYIQTNHAVAALQAGAASNQYGLHILSNSWGLENSKSLREATQFAFNNKVVVVAASGNTSDSQLKYPASYHDDWTMKVGANDATGDRANFSTYGNRLDFIAPGTKDLYAAPDHNANNTYTYNQDGTSFSCPHVSGVSGLMLSYVNNDPNAPNKLAPEDVEHILQNYTYDLQTSGYDQYTGWGRINVLNSFNHILLPQYKVRHFQTTVSCSSAQLYSSGQTVQFPEGVPGLATGYYLGTTDIYKLTVTHSFSIPQTETVIGAWARNSSSNLFGYTTVIYNPHMSDISLSNYGQTSVTLVGYLYKSKMYNIIGQYVGDMWFPTNLNSTRTLSYSIHTYDPTVGVESNEMTDFVFSIYPNPTCDLINISVEIINPTDLEFSIYDSYGRLLIRENKLNLTTGTNIFQINTSSLRSGVHIIQLKSNRSILIQKFTKI